The DNA region TTGGCCATCTCGTCGTCGGGCACCTCGAACACTTCGTGGAACGCCTCGACCTCGAGCGGCGTCACCACGCCGTCGGCCTTGGCCATCTTGGCCGACAGCGCCACCACGCCGATGGTGAAGGCGAGCGATTTCGCCTGCGGATCGGCAGGGCGGCCGAACGGCACGTCGATGATGAAGTGGCCGGCGATGCCGCCGACCAGCGCGCCCAGCGGGCCGCCGACCGCGAGGCCGACGCTGGCGCCGCCGAGCTTTCCCCAAATGGTCATCGGCCGGGTGTCCTCGACTGGGGCCGGGAGATCACGTCATGGTCCCGAATCCGGAACGCGCCGAAATCCTAAAAGGGGCGGGGGCGTTCGGCGATCGAAATGCGACCCTTCCGGCGTGCTGCGCGGTCTTCGCAGCCCGGTCCGGCCGTGGCGGGGCTGCCGGCGGCAAGGCTGCCGGCGGGAGGGCAACCGTTCCTTAACCTTCAGAGAGCGTAAATCCAATGGCATCCTGGCGCGACGTGCGTCTCGCCCCCGTCCGATTCCATTGACGACCATATTTGCCCATGTTATCCCAAACCATCCCGCTCGGATGGGCCGCGTCGGGCGCGGTCCGGTGTGCGCGGTCCAGCCGACCCCAGTCGGGCGGCGTTCGGGCCTGCGCATGCGGGCTGGACATTCCGGCGCCCGTCGGCGCGCGCGTCGAGCTGGGGGATGGCGACCGCGATGGACCGCTTCGTGTCCAGCTACACGATGCGTCTGGACGCCAAGGGGCGCGTGTCGATTCCTGCTCCCTATCGCACGGTGCTGGCCCGCGACGGCTTCGACGGGGCCTATTGCCTGCCGGCCCTCGATGCGCCGGCGATCGATGGCGGGGGGCGGATGCTGATCGACGAGATCGACCGGCTGATCGCGATGCTGCCGCCCTATTCGGACGAGCGCGACGAGATGTCGAGGGCGCTCTACGGCTCGAGCGAGCTGATGAAGCTCGATCCGGAAGGCCGCGTCATGCTCAGCGAGACCCTCAAGAGCCACGCCCACATCAAGGACGGCGTCACCTTCGTCGGGCTCGGCCACAAGTTTCAGATCTGGGAACCG from Blastochloris tepida includes:
- a CDS encoding division/cell wall cluster transcriptional repressor MraZ, with the protein product MDRFVSSYTMRLDAKGRVSIPAPYRTVLARDGFDGAYCLPALDAPAIDGGGRMLIDEIDRLIAMLPPYSDERDEMSRALYGSSELMKLDPEGRVMLSETLKSHAHIKDGVTFVGLGHKFQIWEPERFRTHLDEAKTRVRDLRKRLGHPDAPARAPGARE